Proteins encoded in a region of the Gallalistipes aquisgranensis genome:
- a CDS encoding porin family protein: MKKILLSVAGLFLIGLCANAQPWGFGPKVGASFSTVNGVEGAKMRAGVVAGVFADRMINDWLSVEADLLYAMNGFRVHGDNGVKSKINLDYIYMPVVAKFYLTDGLNFQLGARFGYLVTSKEDVDGGDKYTIRDAINRYDVDLLAGLAYDFDFGMIIEGRYNIGATKMLRVASANPMTNGALEFSVGWRF, translated from the coding sequence ATGAAAAAGATTTTACTGTCCGTTGCCGGATTATTCCTGATCGGCCTTTGTGCCAACGCCCAGCCCTGGGGTTTCGGTCCCAAGGTGGGTGCCTCCTTTTCCACGGTCAACGGCGTCGAAGGCGCCAAGATGCGTGCCGGCGTGGTGGCCGGTGTCTTCGCCGACCGGATGATAAACGACTGGCTGAGCGTGGAAGCCGACCTGCTCTACGCCATGAACGGATTCCGCGTGCACGGCGATAACGGTGTCAAGTCGAAGATCAACCTGGACTACATCTACATGCCGGTGGTGGCCAAGTTCTACCTGACTGACGGGCTCAATTTCCAGCTGGGGGCCCGGTTCGGGTATCTGGTGACCAGTAAGGAGGATGTGGACGGCGGAGACAAGTACACGATCCGCGACGCCATCAACCGTTACGACGTCGACCTGCTGGCCGGTCTGGCCTACGACTTCGATTTCGGGATGATTATCGAGGGACGTTACAACATCGGCGCCACGAAAATGCTGCGGGTGGCCTCGGCCAATCCCATGACCAACGGAGCCCTGGAGTTCTCCGTGGGCTGGAGGTTCTGA
- the rsmA gene encoding 16S rRNA (adenine(1518)-N(6)/adenine(1519)-N(6))-dimethyltransferase RsmA, with translation MTDLNIARRICDSLSPAGPCAPAEEAGPAAGSGGECPSAREAAREQECLPRAVLEVGPGMGVLTQFLLQRTDMELYAAEIDTESVVYLRRHYPQLESRLIEGDFLRMNLRELFPRGVRVIGNFPYNISSQIFFRILEHRDLVPEAVGMVQREVAVRIAEPPGSRDYGILSVLLQAWYDIDYLFTVSEGVFSPPPKVKSAVIRLRRNGVRELGCDERLFVRVVKASFGQRRKMLRNSLRAVFGDFGGEEHPFFASRAEQLGVPQFVELTRWIADRLAR, from the coding sequence CTGACCGACTTGAATATCGCCCGCCGCATCTGCGACAGCCTGTCTCCGGCCGGGCCGTGCGCTCCGGCGGAAGAGGCCGGACCTGCTGCCGGAAGCGGGGGAGAGTGTCCCTCCGCCCGGGAGGCGGCCAGAGAGCAGGAATGTCTGCCCCGCGCCGTGCTCGAAGTCGGGCCGGGTATGGGGGTGCTGACGCAGTTTCTGTTGCAGCGGACGGATATGGAACTTTATGCGGCCGAAATCGACACCGAGAGCGTCGTCTATCTGCGCCGTCACTACCCGCAGCTGGAGTCCCGGCTGATCGAGGGCGATTTCCTGCGGATGAATCTGCGGGAACTCTTTCCCCGGGGGGTGCGCGTGATCGGTAATTTCCCCTACAATATCTCGTCGCAGATATTTTTCCGTATTCTCGAACACCGCGATCTGGTTCCCGAGGCGGTGGGCATGGTGCAGCGCGAGGTGGCGGTGCGGATCGCCGAACCTCCCGGCAGCCGTGACTACGGCATCCTGAGCGTCCTGCTTCAGGCGTGGTACGACATCGACTACCTGTTTACCGTGAGCGAGGGCGTGTTCAGTCCGCCCCCGAAAGTGAAGAGCGCCGTGATCCGGCTGAGGCGCAACGGAGTACGGGAACTCGGCTGCGACGAGAGGCTCTTCGTCCGGGTGGTCAAGGCCTCGTTCGGCCAGCGCCGCAAGATGCTCCGCAACTCTCTGCGGGCCGTATTCGGCGATTTCGGGGGCGAGGAACATCCTTTTTTCGCTTCACGGGCCGAACAGCTGGGCGTTCCGCAGTTCGTTGAGCTGACCCGCTGGATCGCTGACCGTCTTGCCCGGTAG
- the rpmF gene encoding 50S ribosomal protein L32: MAHPKHKVSSTRRDKRRTHYKAEVPTVAVCSNCGSAVLYHRVCPECGFYRGKLAVEKKAE; encoded by the coding sequence ATGGCACATCCTAAGCACAAAGTCTCCTCGACCCGGAGAGATAAAAGAAGAACCCACTACAAGGCGGAAGTTCCCACGGTGGCCGTCTGCTCCAACTGCGGTTCGGCCGTCCTGTACCATCGAGTATGCCCCGAGTGCGGTTTCTACCGCGGTAAACTGGCCGTAGAAAAGAAAGCCGAATAG
- a CDS encoding chorismate synthase: MNSFGRKFRVSIFGESHGGAVGVVLDGVPAGIPLNEEDFTDDLARRKSGQRGTTPRKESDRPVILSGLFEEKTTGAPLTVVFANENTLSNDYRNLVTHPRPSHADWVARQKFHGYADYRGGGHFSGRLTLGLVVAGTVAKKILEGVEITSRILEIGGCTDAERWPEVVENAMRESDSVGGIIECRAEGAGVGLGEPFFDSAESVISHLLFSVPAVKGVEFGNGFACARLRGSQNNDPIVDPSGRTATNNAGGICGGITNGNPVVVRVAVKPTASIAAPQQTLDMTTGTVQELRIRGRHDACIALRAPVVIESAVAIALADLRLLDRP; the protein is encoded by the coding sequence ATGAACAGTTTCGGACGCAAATTCAGGGTATCCATTTTCGGGGAGTCACACGGCGGGGCCGTGGGCGTGGTGCTGGACGGGGTGCCGGCCGGCATTCCCCTCAACGAGGAGGATTTCACGGACGATCTCGCGCGCCGCAAGAGCGGACAGCGGGGCACCACTCCCCGCAAAGAGAGCGACCGGCCCGTGATCCTGTCGGGACTGTTCGAGGAGAAGACCACGGGGGCTCCGCTTACGGTGGTCTTCGCCAACGAAAACACGCTCTCGAACGACTACCGCAATCTGGTGACCCACCCGCGTCCCTCGCACGCCGACTGGGTGGCCCGGCAGAAATTCCACGGTTACGCCGACTACCGCGGCGGCGGACACTTCTCCGGACGGCTCACGCTCGGGCTGGTGGTGGCCGGTACGGTAGCGAAAAAAATTCTGGAAGGGGTGGAGATTACCTCCCGGATTCTGGAGATCGGGGGATGCACCGACGCTGAACGCTGGCCCGAAGTGGTGGAGAATGCCATGCGGGAGAGCGATTCGGTGGGCGGCATCATCGAATGTCGGGCCGAAGGGGCCGGCGTGGGATTGGGGGAACCTTTCTTCGATTCGGCGGAGAGCGTCATCAGCCACCTGCTCTTTTCGGTACCGGCCGTCAAGGGAGTGGAGTTCGGGAATGGATTCGCCTGCGCCCGCCTGCGCGGCTCGCAGAACAACGACCCGATCGTCGATCCTTCGGGCCGGACGGCCACCAACAACGCGGGCGGCATCTGCGGCGGCATCACCAACGGCAACCCGGTGGTGGTACGCGTGGCGGTCAAGCCCACGGCCAGCATCGCCGCCCCCCAGCAGACCCTCGACATGACCACGGGCACCGTACAGGAACTGCGGATCAGAGGGCGCCACGACGCCTGCATCGCCCTGCGCGCCCCGGTGGTGATCGAATCGGCCGTGGCTATCGCGCTGGCCGACCTGAGGCTGCTCGACCGCCCGTAA
- a CDS encoding beta-ketoacyl-ACP synthase III: MGKITAAITGVGAYLPEYILDNFELSKMVDTSDEWIMTRIGIKTRHILKGEGLGTSYLGERAVQDLLEKTGVDPLDIDLLICATVTPDMFFPSTANLICYKSGLKNAFGFDISAACSGFLFALNTGAQFIMNGTYKKVIIVGADKMSSIIDYEDRNTCPIFGDGAGAVLLEPNKEGLGIQDAILHSDGGGAQHLYMKAGGSAYPSTIETVTNKWHYVHQEGQAVFKAAVSNMADVSVEIMERNHLTPDDIRYLVPHQANLRIIEATAHRMGLPKEKCMINIDKYGNTTAGTLPICLWDYESRLKKGDNLILATFGGGYTWGSTFLKWAYDGGDFSK, encoded by the coding sequence ATGGGAAAAATTACAGCCGCCATCACCGGCGTCGGAGCATACCTGCCCGAATACATACTCGACAACTTCGAACTCAGCAAGATGGTCGATACGTCCGACGAGTGGATCATGACCCGGATCGGTATCAAGACCAGGCATATCCTCAAAGGCGAAGGGTTGGGCACCTCCTATCTCGGCGAACGGGCCGTACAGGACCTGCTCGAGAAGACCGGCGTGGACCCGCTGGACATCGACCTGCTGATCTGCGCCACGGTGACCCCCGATATGTTCTTCCCTTCGACCGCCAACCTGATCTGCTACAAATCGGGGCTGAAAAATGCCTTCGGATTCGATATCTCGGCCGCCTGCAGCGGCTTCCTCTTCGCCCTCAACACGGGTGCCCAGTTCATCATGAACGGCACCTACAAGAAGGTAATCATCGTGGGGGCCGATAAAATGTCGTCGATCATCGACTACGAAGACCGCAACACCTGTCCCATCTTCGGTGACGGAGCCGGTGCCGTCCTGCTGGAACCCAACAAGGAGGGCCTCGGCATTCAGGATGCCATCCTCCATTCGGACGGCGGCGGAGCGCAGCACCTCTACATGAAGGCGGGCGGTTCGGCCTATCCCTCCACGATCGAGACCGTCACCAACAAATGGCACTACGTGCATCAGGAGGGCCAGGCGGTATTCAAGGCCGCCGTCTCCAACATGGCAGACGTTTCGGTGGAGATCATGGAGCGCAACCACCTCACCCCGGATGACATCCGGTATCTGGTACCCCATCAGGCCAACCTGCGCATCATCGAAGCTACGGCTCACCGCATGGGCCTGCCCAAGGAGAAGTGCATGATCAATATCGACAAATACGGCAACACGACGGCCGGAACACTGCCCATCTGCCTGTGGGATTACGAAAGCCGCCTGAAAAAAGGCGACAATCTGATCCTGGCCACTTTCGGCGGCGGATACACCTGGGGATCGACGTTCCTCAAGTGGGCGTACGACGGCGGCGATTTTTCGAAATAG
- a CDS encoding YceD family protein has product MLYFRTEVDILKKYAIPYKGLSTGKHRFEFEVDDRFFEAFENSEIKRGRARVEVELDRGSALLTLEVEIDGEVTVECDRCLEDCTLPVHYRGELVVRFSETQEEYDGEVMWLSPAETEVNLAQYIYESICLSLPYQRVHPTDENGRPTCNPEMLARFRIVTPEEFGRIEQEAAEHGAPNPEFEKLKALKDQME; this is encoded by the coding sequence GTGCTCTATTTTCGGACAGAAGTGGATATTTTGAAAAAATACGCCATACCCTACAAAGGGCTCAGCACCGGCAAACACCGTTTCGAATTCGAAGTGGACGACCGTTTCTTCGAGGCGTTCGAGAACTCCGAGATCAAACGGGGCCGTGCCCGCGTGGAAGTTGAGCTTGACAGGGGTTCCGCGCTGCTGACCCTGGAGGTGGAGATCGACGGGGAGGTGACCGTGGAGTGCGACCGCTGTCTGGAGGACTGCACGCTTCCGGTGCACTACCGGGGAGAGTTGGTCGTCCGTTTTTCGGAGACGCAGGAAGAGTACGACGGCGAGGTCATGTGGCTCTCACCGGCCGAAACCGAGGTGAATCTGGCCCAGTACATCTACGAAAGCATCTGCCTGAGCCTTCCTTATCAGCGGGTGCATCCGACGGACGAAAACGGCCGCCCCACATGCAATCCGGAGATGCTCGCCCGCTTCCGGATCGTAACCCCGGAGGAGTTCGGGCGCATCGAGCAGGAAGCTGCGGAGCACGGAGCCCCCAATCCCGAGTTCGAAAAGCTGAAAGCGCTGAAAGACCAAATGGAATAG
- the lptB gene encoding LPS export ABC transporter ATP-binding protein — MRLYTQDLVKRYKTRTVVDHVSIEVEQGEIVGLLGPNGAGKTTTFYMIVGLIKPNEGRIFLEGDGQTLELTKEPVYRRAQMGVGYLAQEASVFRRLSVEDNIKAVLEMTDFTKEYQKERLESLIEEFRLQKVRKSLGIQLSGGERRRTEIARAVAINPRFILLDEPFAGVDPIAVEDIQSIVGTLKNKNIGVIITDHNVHETLAITDRTYLLFEGKILKAGSAEDLANDETVRKVYLGKDFQLR, encoded by the coding sequence ATGAGACTATACACGCAAGACCTCGTAAAAAGATACAAGACACGTACCGTCGTCGACCACGTCTCCATCGAAGTGGAACAGGGGGAGATCGTGGGCCTGCTGGGCCCCAACGGAGCCGGAAAGACCACCACGTTCTACATGATCGTTGGGCTTATCAAGCCCAACGAAGGACGCATTTTCCTGGAGGGAGACGGCCAGACGCTCGAACTGACCAAGGAGCCGGTCTACCGCCGGGCCCAGATGGGCGTGGGCTATCTGGCCCAGGAGGCTTCGGTGTTCCGCCGCCTGAGCGTGGAGGACAACATCAAGGCCGTGCTGGAGATGACCGATTTCACCAAGGAGTACCAGAAGGAGCGGCTCGAAAGCCTCATCGAGGAGTTCCGGCTGCAAAAGGTGCGCAAGAGCCTCGGCATCCAGCTCTCGGGCGGCGAGCGGCGCCGGACGGAGATCGCCCGGGCCGTGGCCATCAATCCCCGGTTCATCCTGCTCGACGAGCCGTTCGCAGGCGTCGACCCGATCGCCGTGGAGGACATCCAGAGCATCGTGGGAACGCTGAAGAACAAGAACATCGGAGTCATCATCACCGACCACAACGTACACGAGACACTGGCCATCACCGACCGCACCTACCTGCTGTTCGAGGGCAAAATTCTGAAAGCCGGTTCGGCCGAGGACCTCGCCAACGACGAGACCGTCCGCAAGGTCTATCTCGGCAAAGACTTCCAACTCAGATAA
- a CDS encoding Hsp20/alpha crystallin family protein, translating to MLPIRRTQGWLPDIFNDFLDNEWMTRANVTAPAVNVIETEKDYKVEIAAPGMNKGDFNVKINEDNQLVVSMEKKEEKNEDKKKGKYLRREFSYSQFQQTMILPDNIERDRIEAKMENGVLNIDIPKKVEVPEAKKEKQIEVK from the coding sequence ATGTTACCTATCAGAAGAACCCAGGGGTGGTTACCCGACATCTTCAACGATTTTCTCGACAACGAATGGATGACCCGCGCCAACGTCACGGCGCCTGCCGTGAACGTCATCGAGACGGAAAAGGACTATAAGGTGGAGATCGCCGCACCGGGCATGAACAAGGGCGATTTCAACGTGAAGATCAACGAAGACAACCAGCTGGTCGTCTCCATGGAGAAAAAGGAGGAGAAGAACGAGGACAAGAAGAAGGGCAAGTATCTGCGCCGTGAATTCTCGTACTCGCAGTTCCAGCAGACGATGATCCTGCCCGACAACATCGAGCGCGACCGGATCGAGGCCAAAATGGAGAACGGTGTGCTGAACATCGACATTCCGAAGAAGGTGGAGGTTCCCGAAGCCAAGAAGGAGAAACAGATCGAAGTGAAATAA
- the aroA gene encoding 3-phosphoshikimate 1-carboxyvinyltransferase translates to MEKTITPGRVAGTVLAPSSKSYAQRALAASLLCEGESRLTNMELCNDTRAAMKIAEALGARIAPVEGARWDYSVLGGVREGTVCPVADRLNVGESGLATRLFTPIAALCGRRISLTGEGSILVRPVGMMEEPLRQLGAEVRTKKGLLPITVRGPLRGGEARVDGSLSSQFITGLLMALPLAQNDTTLHVKGLRSRPYIDMTIAVAERFGIRIGHNDYEEFFVEGGQRYEPATYNIEGDWSGASCLLVAGATAGEVTVENMNTLSLQADVAVIDALSRAGAEVISTPESVTVHRRELTAFEFDATDCPDLFPALVALASACDGVSEIRGTRRLIHKESNRAETLAVEFARLGIRVDISEENVMRVEGGPVSGAVVESHNDHRIAMALATAGLRADGKVTVLGAEAVDKSYPDFWDDLEVLMEKGATNG, encoded by the coding sequence ATGGAGAAGACCATCACCCCGGGACGGGTCGCGGGAACCGTGCTGGCCCCCTCGTCGAAAAGTTACGCCCAGCGAGCGCTGGCCGCCTCGCTGCTCTGCGAGGGGGAGTCGCGCCTCACCAACATGGAACTGTGCAACGACACGCGAGCCGCGATGAAGATCGCCGAGGCCCTCGGCGCCAGGATCGCGCCCGTCGAAGGAGCCCGGTGGGACTACTCGGTGCTGGGAGGTGTCCGCGAAGGGACGGTGTGCCCTGTGGCCGACCGGCTCAACGTCGGGGAGTCGGGGCTGGCCACCCGCCTGTTCACGCCGATCGCCGCCCTGTGCGGACGCCGCATCTCGCTCACGGGCGAGGGCTCGATCCTCGTGCGGCCCGTCGGCATGATGGAGGAGCCCCTGCGGCAGCTGGGAGCCGAGGTCAGGACAAAAAAGGGATTGCTGCCCATCACGGTGCGCGGTCCGCTCAGAGGAGGCGAAGCCCGGGTGGACGGTTCGCTCAGCTCCCAGTTCATCACGGGACTTCTGATGGCCCTGCCGCTGGCGCAGAACGACACTACGCTGCACGTGAAGGGTCTCCGGAGCCGCCCGTACATCGACATGACGATCGCCGTGGCGGAACGTTTCGGCATCCGGATCGGACACAACGACTACGAGGAGTTTTTCGTGGAGGGAGGCCAGCGTTATGAGCCGGCCACCTACAACATCGAGGGGGACTGGAGCGGGGCTTCGTGCCTGCTGGTGGCGGGCGCCACGGCGGGCGAAGTGACCGTGGAGAACATGAACACGCTTTCGCTTCAGGCCGACGTGGCCGTGATCGACGCGCTTTCGCGGGCGGGAGCCGAAGTGATCTCCACGCCGGAGAGCGTGACGGTCCACCGCAGGGAGCTCACGGCTTTCGAATTCGATGCGACGGACTGTCCCGACCTTTTCCCCGCCCTCGTGGCGCTGGCCTCGGCCTGCGACGGAGTGAGCGAAATCAGGGGAACCCGGCGGCTGATCCACAAGGAGAGCAACCGGGCGGAAACGCTGGCCGTAGAGTTCGCCCGGCTGGGCATCCGGGTCGACATCTCCGAGGAGAACGTGATGCGCGTGGAGGGCGGACCGGTTTCGGGCGCCGTGGTCGAGAGCCACAACGACCACCGGATCGCCATGGCACTGGCCACGGCGGGACTGCGGGCCGACGGAAAGGTGACCGTACTCGGCGCGGAGGCGGTCGACAAATCCTACCCCGATTTCTGGGACGATCTGGAGGTCCTTATGGAAAAAGGGGCAACGAACGGTTAA
- the recQ gene encoding DNA helicase RecQ, translating to MNQQEDTRLHDKLKEYFGFSSFKGNQEAVIRNVLAGRDTFVLMPTGGGKSLCYQLPALIMDGVAIIISPLIALMKNQVDAMRTFSADDGIAHFLNSSLNKAAVTKVRNDVLAGRTKLLYFAPESLTKEDNVSFLRKIKISFYAIDEAHCISEWGHDFRPEYRRIRPIINDIGHAPLIALTATATPKVQMDIQKNLGMLDATVFKSSFNRPNLFYEIRPKHDAAREIIRYIKQNEGKSGIIYCLSRKKVEELTELLQANDIRALAYHAGMDAAQRAQNQDKFLMEEVDVIVATIAFGMGIDKPDVRYVIHYDIPKSLEGYYQETGRAGRDGGEGHCIAFYSYKDIQKLEKFMQGKPVAEQEIGKLLLMETVSYAESAICRRKTLLHYFGEEYPEENCGCCDNCTHPRPKTEGREQMQLALKVLRAIGDKFKMDYLINVLIGRTTALIKSYGHHKSEWFGAGAGQNDRFWGAVIRQALILGLIDKNIENYGLLSVNARGEEYIEHPFSVMIALDHDYDEEQEEEAALPTGKGGAADEELFSMLKDLRKKVAKQHDLPPFVIFQDPSLEDMSIQYPVTLEEMQNISGVGVGKAKKFGEPFIKLIKAYVEEKEIIRPQDMVVKSVVNRSGNKVFIIQSIDRKMDFEDIARARDLEFDELLTEIEAIVNSGTRLNINYYISEAMDEDKADEIYLYFKEDAQSDSLDEALEELGSDFTEEEIRLVRIKFICEQGN from the coding sequence ATGAATCAACAGGAAGATACCCGGCTGCACGATAAGCTGAAAGAGTATTTCGGCTTCTCGTCGTTCAAGGGGAATCAGGAGGCGGTCATACGCAACGTACTGGCCGGCCGCGACACCTTCGTGCTCATGCCTACGGGCGGGGGTAAGTCGCTTTGTTACCAGCTGCCCGCGCTCATCATGGACGGGGTGGCCATTATCATATCGCCGCTGATCGCCCTGATGAAGAATCAGGTCGACGCCATGCGCACCTTCAGCGCGGACGACGGCATCGCTCATTTTCTCAATTCGTCGCTCAACAAGGCGGCGGTCACCAAGGTCCGCAACGACGTGCTTGCCGGCCGGACCAAACTGCTCTATTTCGCACCCGAGTCGCTCACGAAGGAGGACAACGTCTCCTTCCTGCGCAAGATAAAGATTTCGTTCTACGCCATCGACGAGGCCCACTGCATTTCGGAGTGGGGGCACGACTTCCGTCCGGAGTACAGGCGTATCCGTCCCATCATCAACGACATCGGCCATGCGCCGCTGATCGCCCTCACGGCCACGGCCACCCCGAAGGTGCAGATGGACATCCAGAAGAACCTGGGCATGCTCGACGCCACCGTGTTCAAGTCGTCGTTCAACCGTCCCAACCTCTTCTACGAGATACGGCCCAAGCACGACGCTGCCCGCGAGATCATCCGCTACATCAAGCAGAACGAGGGCAAGTCGGGTATCATCTACTGCCTCAGCCGCAAGAAGGTAGAGGAGCTGACCGAGCTCCTGCAGGCCAACGACATCCGTGCGCTGGCCTACCATGCCGGCATGGATGCCGCGCAGCGGGCCCAGAATCAGGACAAGTTCCTGATGGAGGAGGTCGACGTGATCGTGGCCACCATCGCTTTCGGCATGGGAATCGACAAGCCCGACGTGCGTTACGTGATCCATTACGACATTCCGAAGAGCCTCGAGGGCTACTATCAGGAGACGGGCCGTGCCGGACGGGACGGAGGCGAGGGGCATTGCATCGCCTTTTACAGTTACAAGGACATTCAGAAACTGGAGAAATTCATGCAGGGCAAGCCGGTCGCCGAACAGGAGATCGGGAAACTGCTGCTCATGGAGACGGTCTCCTATGCCGAGTCGGCCATCTGCCGCCGCAAAACCCTGCTGCACTATTTCGGGGAGGAGTATCCGGAGGAGAACTGCGGCTGCTGTGACAACTGCACCCATCCCCGGCCGAAGACGGAGGGCCGGGAGCAGATGCAGCTGGCGCTGAAGGTGCTCCGGGCCATCGGGGACAAGTTCAAGATGGACTACCTGATCAACGTGCTGATCGGGCGTACCACGGCGCTGATCAAGTCCTACGGCCACCACAAGAGCGAGTGGTTCGGGGCGGGCGCCGGGCAGAACGACCGTTTCTGGGGAGCCGTCATCCGCCAGGCGCTGATCCTGGGGCTGATCGACAAGAATATCGAGAATTACGGCCTGCTGTCGGTCAATGCCCGGGGCGAGGAGTATATCGAGCATCCCTTCTCGGTGATGATCGCCCTCGACCATGACTACGACGAGGAGCAGGAAGAGGAGGCCGCCCTGCCCACGGGCAAGGGAGGCGCCGCCGACGAGGAGCTCTTCTCGATGCTCAAGGACCTGCGCAAGAAGGTGGCCAAACAGCACGACCTGCCTCCCTTCGTGATTTTCCAGGACCCTTCGCTGGAGGATATGTCGATCCAGTATCCCGTCACTCTCGAGGAGATGCAGAACATCAGCGGCGTAGGCGTGGGCAAGGCCAAAAAGTTCGGCGAGCCTTTCATCAAGCTCATCAAGGCCTACGTCGAGGAGAAGGAGATCATCCGTCCGCAGGACATGGTGGTCAAGAGCGTCGTGAACCGCAGCGGCAACAAGGTCTTCATCATCCAGAGCATCGACCGCAAGATGGACTTCGAGGACATCGCCCGGGCCCGCGACCTGGAGTTCGACGAACTGCTCACCGAGATCGAGGCGATCGTCAACTCCGGAACCCGGCTCAACATCAACTACTACATCTCCGAGGCGATGGACGAGGACAAGGCCGACGAGATTTACCTCTATTTTAAGGAGGATGCCCAGAGCGATTCGCTCGACGAGGCCCTCGAGGAGCTGGGCAGCGATTTCACGGAAGAGGAGATTCGTCTGGTGCGGATCAAGTTCATTTGCGAACAGGGAAACTGA
- the plsX gene encoding phosphate acyltransferase PlsX: protein MLKIGIDAMGGDYAPSAVVRGAIAARAELGSDSKIVLFGDQAQIERILREENLPADTFETVHTTQVIEMGDHPAQAFAKKPDSSIAVGFGHLLRKEIDGFASAGSTGAMMVGCMYTVKQIEGVIRPAISSIIPTITGTPSLLLDVGLNVDCKPDVLLQYGIIGSIYAKNVLGIAEPRVALLNIGEEKEKGNQQTKATYEMMEEAAAFRFVGNVEAKHLFTGDIADVIVCDGFVGNTVLKQAEGFYEIAKARGVHDDFIEQFNYERVGGTPVLGINGAVIIGHGCSSPLAIKNMILQTEKTVKADLVNKLRETFN, encoded by the coding sequence ATGCTGAAAATAGGAATAGATGCTATGGGCGGGGACTATGCCCCGTCGGCTGTCGTCCGGGGTGCCATCGCGGCGCGCGCGGAGCTCGGCAGCGATAGTAAAATCGTCCTGTTTGGCGACCAGGCGCAGATCGAACGGATTCTCCGCGAAGAGAACCTACCCGCAGACACCTTCGAAACGGTACACACCACGCAGGTCATCGAAATGGGTGACCATCCGGCTCAGGCGTTCGCCAAGAAGCCGGATTCGAGCATCGCGGTCGGTTTCGGCCACCTGCTCCGCAAAGAGATAGACGGCTTCGCCAGTGCGGGCAGCACCGGAGCGATGATGGTCGGCTGCATGTACACGGTCAAACAGATCGAAGGGGTGATCCGTCCGGCCATCTCCTCGATCATCCCCACCATCACGGGGACGCCGTCCCTGCTGCTGGACGTAGGGTTGAACGTGGACTGCAAACCCGACGTCCTGCTCCAGTACGGCATCATCGGCAGCATCTATGCCAAGAACGTGCTCGGCATCGCCGAGCCCCGCGTGGCGCTGCTCAACATCGGGGAGGAGAAGGAAAAGGGCAACCAGCAGACCAAAGCCACCTACGAGATGATGGAAGAGGCCGCCGCGTTCCGTTTCGTGGGCAACGTCGAGGCCAAACACCTCTTCACGGGGGACATCGCCGACGTGATCGTATGCGACGGCTTCGTGGGCAACACGGTCCTCAAACAGGCCGAAGGCTTCTACGAAATCGCCAAGGCCCGGGGCGTGCACGACGATTTCATCGAACAGTTCAACTACGAGCGCGTGGGAGGAACCCCCGTACTGGGTATCAACGGCGCCGTCATCATCGGCCACGGCTGTTCGAGCCCCCTGGCAATCAAGAACATGATTCTTCAGACCGAAAAGACCGTCAAGGCCGACCTGGTCAACAAACTACGAGAAACTTTCAATTAA